In one window of Chlamydiota bacterium DNA:
- a CDS encoding response regulator, producing the protein MAIRILIIEDEVTMAGLIKKRLESHGYEAETAFDGESGLKKARENCPDLILLDIMLPKIDGYKVCRLLKFDDKYKSIPIILLTALGQESDVATGKDVGADGYLLKPFDGEKLLAKIEELLKK; encoded by the coding sequence ATGGCTATTCGTATTTTAATCATTGAAGATGAAGTCACGATGGCGGGTCTTATAAAAAAGCGATTGGAAAGCCATGGGTATGAAGCTGAAACAGCCTTTGATGGAGAATCGGGATTAAAAAAGGCTCGTGAAAATTGTCCTGATCTTATTCTCCTCGATATTATGCTTCCCAAAATAGACGGTTATAAAGTTTGTCGATTATTAAAATTTGACGACAAATATAAATCTATTCCTATCATTTTATTAACAGCCCTCGGCCAGGAAAGTGATGTTGCTACAGGAAAAGATGTAGGAGCGGATGGCTATCTCTTGAAGCCCTTTGATGGAGAAAAGCTACTCGCTAAAATTGAAGAACTTCTGAAAAAATAG
- the pilO gene encoding type 4a pilus biogenesis protein PilO, protein MLKRAGFFIGWILFLGGVFYFIYLPQQHRLSMKIDGEKKIIDRMEKLSKGAEGVWDVEGEIEKNQNEIRKYEGKFPTEGDMPHVIQKLSELFSSSQLTVVSLLPKGVVSVNGGESDIVKNILSVELMGRFQDFGNMIHGLEFHTLALTVESVEIDKVEEKSNQIKIKMEMGIFIKKQRLDV, encoded by the coding sequence ATGCTTAAGAGGGCAGGTTTTTTTATAGGGTGGATTCTTTTTTTAGGAGGGGTTTTTTATTTTATTTATCTTCCTCAACAACATCGCCTTTCAATGAAAATAGATGGGGAGAAAAAAATAATTGATCGAATGGAAAAACTAAGTAAGGGGGCCGAAGGGGTATGGGATGTCGAAGGAGAAATTGAAAAAAATCAGAATGAGATTCGTAAATATGAAGGCAAGTTTCCAACAGAAGGGGATATGCCGCATGTCATTCAAAAATTGTCGGAGCTCTTTTCTTCAAGTCAATTGACAGTGGTTTCCCTTCTTCCCAAAGGGGTTGTTTCGGTGAACGGAGGGGAGAGTGATATCGTCAAAAATATTCTTTCAGTGGAACTGATGGGCCGGTTTCAAGATTTTGGAAATATGATTCATGGCTTAGAATTTCATACGCTTGCCTTGACGGTTGAGTCTGTTGAGATTGATAAAGTTGAAGAGAAGAGCAATCAAATCAAAATCAAAATGGAAATGGGAATTTTTATAAAAAAACAGAGGTTAGATGTCTAA
- the pilM gene encoding pilus assembly protein PilM: protein MSKKKSGLSKEISSIFEGMGPLPERGVSGVSEKSPSGRNHLIPLEKSFVYFAESRGAWASPYQAILEIGFSSLKWICLEDVKENPRVVGMAYLPFSEMSLSSKNLKDIENFLQQVKKKARGIRSLRVFIGEPFLSFHFLPISKMNRRYMKEVVINELMRRSPNWQLQESFADFFISKEPSREKIGHLHVTAACVKKNELEKWTAVIQRAGWAIKAVEGLPFAFEPLVREIGGGGAEDVTALINMETSLTSLSFFRSGVLEYERLIPVSLQDFSEALERPLIGVEGRLQLTTEEAQTLLWTSGIPVGEGELQMETSQGKKISSTQVTGLIRPVLEKFVQELDRSIRFYLRTYQLASCQKIFLTGRGALLPQFIASLKNDLKFEKMEFLRPFDALKLDENVTDLDQINAIFRMALGGALLKEKKLDLRPLPLKQDQHWNRFQRMFTILSIFLLALISILIFFDHSKLKNREKWFDRTYGNFLKAKSTFDRIETLQMGQEKLKRMSEDYEQAVGRFPAWEYLLKELSLAIHEEVILAQLKIAKDKEQWVFLMKGHILSGTSSLEGALSEFLIRLGEAKSLTEVNLLSSQRRGTPPHQDLEFEIKCKARERVKHA, encoded by the coding sequence TTGAGCAAAAAAAAGTCGGGATTATCTAAAGAGATTTCTTCTATTTTCGAGGGAATGGGTCCTCTTCCAGAAAGAGGAGTATCTGGAGTTTCTGAAAAATCCCCTTCCGGGAGAAACCACCTCATCCCTCTTGAAAAAAGTTTCGTTTATTTTGCAGAGTCCAGGGGGGCATGGGCAAGCCCTTATCAAGCGATACTGGAAATAGGTTTTTCATCTTTAAAGTGGATTTGTTTAGAGGATGTTAAGGAAAATCCTCGCGTCGTTGGAATGGCCTACCTCCCTTTTTCTGAAATGTCTTTGAGTTCCAAGAACTTAAAGGACATTGAAAATTTCCTTCAGCAAGTTAAGAAAAAAGCCAGAGGCATTCGCTCCCTTCGAGTATTTATTGGGGAACCCTTTCTTTCTTTTCACTTCTTACCCATTTCTAAAATGAATCGTCGTTATATGAAAGAGGTTGTTATCAATGAGCTGATGCGGCGTAGTCCAAACTGGCAATTGCAGGAGTCGTTCGCTGATTTTTTCATTTCAAAGGAACCTTCTCGAGAAAAAATAGGGCATTTGCATGTGACAGCTGCTTGTGTGAAAAAAAATGAACTTGAGAAATGGACTGCAGTCATTCAAAGGGCCGGATGGGCAATTAAAGCGGTAGAAGGGCTTCCTTTTGCTTTTGAGCCTTTGGTGAGGGAAATAGGCGGGGGAGGGGCTGAGGATGTTACAGCTTTAATCAATATGGAAACCTCTTTGACTTCGCTTTCTTTTTTTCGATCAGGGGTTTTAGAATATGAGCGCTTGATTCCAGTCTCTCTTCAAGATTTTTCGGAAGCTTTAGAAAGACCTCTGATTGGAGTTGAGGGGAGATTGCAGTTGACGACAGAAGAAGCCCAGACTCTTCTATGGACTTCTGGAATCCCGGTGGGAGAAGGGGAGCTCCAGATGGAGACTTCTCAGGGAAAAAAAATATCCTCAACACAAGTCACGGGTTTGATACGGCCCGTTCTTGAAAAATTTGTTCAGGAATTAGATCGATCCATTCGTTTTTATTTGAGGACCTATCAGCTTGCTTCATGCCAAAAGATTTTCCTAACCGGGCGTGGAGCCCTTCTTCCTCAGTTCATAGCTTCTCTTAAAAATGATTTGAAATTTGAGAAGATGGAGTTCTTAAGACCTTTTGATGCTTTAAAACTCGATGAGAATGTCACGGATCTTGATCAAATCAATGCAATTTTTAGGATGGCTTTAGGAGGGGCTCTCCTCAAAGAAAAGAAATTGGATCTTCGTCCTCTTCCTTTAAAGCAAGACCAGCATTGGAATCGTTTTCAGCGGATGTTTACCATTTTAAGTATTTTTCTTTTGGCCCTCATTTCCATTCTGATTTTTTTTGATCATTCCAAACTCAAAAACCGTGAGAAATGGTTTGACCGGACTTATGGAAATTTTCTAAAGGCCAAAAGCACTTTTGATCGAATCGAAACCTTGCAGATGGGACAGGAAAAATTAAAAAGGATGTCAGAAGACTACGAACAGGCAGTGGGCCGTTTCCCTGCCTGGGAATATCTTTTGAAGGAGTTATCTCTGGCGATTCATGAAGAGGTGATCCTGGCTCAGCTTAAAATCGCGAAGGATAAAGAACAGTGGGTGTTTTTGATGAAAGGACATATCCTTTCTGGAACAAGTTCTCTGGAAGGGGCTCTTTCAGAGTTTTTGATTCGTCTGGGAGAGGCCAAATCATTGACCGAGGTGAATCTTCTTTCCTCTCAGCGTCGAGGGACTCCTCCCCATCAAGACCTTGAATTTGAAATTAAATGCAAGGCGAGAGAGAGGGTGAAACATGCTTAA
- a CDS encoding ParA family protein: protein MSIIAIANQKGGCGKTTTAINLSAYLASRGMKTLLVDLDPQGHATLGLGVRPDRLEKTIYDVLTARTNLSGVILQTPVSGLDLAPSNILLSGADIDLVNVIGRENVLRDYLLPLTASYEYIIIDCSPSLSILTVNALTAADSVLIPIQTHYYAMEGMKQLFSTIDLVKKRLNQHLSILGILPTLYDSRTNIAKEVLEGIRSFFKEKVFQTVIHVNTRLTEAPSAGEAIITYDPKSTGARDYSQLAEEVLLLEQKKVGII from the coding sequence ATGTCGATCATTGCCATAGCCAATCAAAAAGGCGGTTGTGGGAAAACGACCACAGCCATTAATTTATCAGCTTATCTTGCATCAAGAGGGATGAAAACCCTTTTGGTTGATTTAGATCCTCAAGGTCATGCAACCCTTGGCTTGGGAGTCCGTCCAGATCGTTTAGAGAAGACAATTTACGATGTTCTCACCGCTAGAACCAACCTATCGGGCGTGATCCTTCAAACCCCTGTTTCAGGATTAGACCTTGCCCCTTCTAATATTCTCTTAAGTGGGGCGGATATTGACTTGGTAAATGTGATTGGCCGGGAAAATGTTTTGAGAGATTATTTGCTTCCTTTAACTGCCTCTTACGAATATATCATCATTGATTGCTCCCCCTCTTTGAGTATTTTAACAGTGAATGCACTCACCGCCGCAGATTCCGTATTGATTCCCATTCAAACTCATTATTATGCGATGGAGGGGATGAAACAGCTTTTCTCGACGATTGATCTTGTGAAGAAACGATTGAATCAGCATCTTTCTATTTTGGGAATTTTACCCACCCTTTATGATTCAAGAACAAATATTGCTAAAGAAGTTCTGGAAGGCATACGATCCTTTTTTAAGGAAAAAGTTTTCCAAACGGTGATTCATGTCAATACGAGATTAACTGAGGCGCCGAGTGCTGGGGAGGCGATTATCACCTATGATCCGAAGTCGACAGGGGCAAGGGATTATTCACAATTGGCCGAAGAGGTACTTTTACTTGAGCAAAAAAAAGTCGGGATTATCTAA
- a CDS encoding carbohydrate ABC transporter permease translates to MKKIKDLLNSMGLHGIIFFLFLLTLMPFLWMVSTSLKPEEGIFTLPPQWIPRPITFAYYKELFEKVRFAVFFGNSVFVALSLTLLNLMLNSLAAFAFAKHKFPGREKIFRLLLLMMMVPGQVCMMPVFLILKSMHLLNTFTGLILPGSTSVFGIFLMRQFMKGIPNEILESARMDGCGELKILWSIVLPLCRPALATLTIFTFMGAWNEFLWPLIIMTKESKYTLPVALANLNGQHNTEWGLLMAGSVIVILPILVLFIIMQKDFVKSMVLSGVKG, encoded by the coding sequence ATGAAAAAAATTAAAGATTTATTAAATTCCATGGGGCTTCATGGCATTATTTTCTTTTTATTCTTACTGACGTTAATGCCTTTTTTGTGGATGGTTTCCACTTCACTTAAACCGGAAGAAGGAATTTTTACTCTTCCACCCCAGTGGATTCCCAGGCCCATCACATTTGCCTATTACAAAGAGCTTTTTGAAAAAGTACGGTTTGCTGTTTTTTTTGGTAACAGCGTTTTTGTTGCTCTTTCCCTCACCCTCCTTAATTTGATGTTAAATTCCTTGGCAGCTTTTGCCTTTGCCAAACATAAATTTCCAGGCCGAGAAAAAATCTTTAGGCTTCTTTTATTGATGATGATGGTTCCCGGGCAGGTCTGTATGATGCCTGTCTTTTTAATTCTAAAATCGATGCATCTTTTAAATACCTTTACAGGTTTGATTTTACCTGGTTCTACATCTGTCTTTGGCATTTTTCTCATGCGCCAGTTTATGAAAGGGATTCCCAATGAAATTTTGGAGAGCGCTCGAATGGATGGTTGCGGGGAATTAAAAATTCTTTGGAGTATTGTTCTTCCTCTGTGTCGGCCCGCTTTGGCCACTCTTACCATTTTTACCTTTATGGGGGCCTGGAATGAATTTCTCTGGCCGCTGATTATTATGACGAAAGAATCCAAATACACGCTTCCCGTTGCCCTCGCTAATTTAAATGGTCAGCATAATACCGAGTGGGGACTTTTAATGGCAGGATCAGTGATTGTGATTTTACCTATTCTTGTTCTCTTTATTATCATGCAAAAAGATTTTGTGAAGAGCATGGTTTTAAGTGGCGTGAAGGGGTGA